The genomic DNA TATCTTAGGACTACCCAATATTGATGACCCAAAGCATTCCATTTTTACAGAACAAGTAAAGCTAGAACCATTTCGAAGAGCAATGAGCATACATCAACCTGACGTATGGTTTACCAATTTAAGAAAAGGGCAAACTGCTTTTAGAAACACCATTGACATTGTATCTAAAAGCAATGATGGAATTTTAAAAGTAAGCCCTTTTTATAACTGGTCTGATGAAAAATTGGATGCTTATTTACAAGAGTATAAGCTCTCTAACGAGCTCAATTACTTTGATCCTACTAAAGTAGAAAATAACAGAGAATGCGGTTTACATAGCTAAAAAAACATCGATCATGAATACAACAAATACATTACAAACAAACGCTTTAGAAAGCGAAGCCATATATATCTTTAGAGAGGTTATAGCTCAATTTGAAAAACCAGTATTACTATTCTCTGGAGGAAAAGATAGCATTACACTTGTTCGATTGGCTCAAAAGGCTTTTTACCCTGCTAAAATTCCTTTTCCTTTAATGCACATAGATACTGGTCATAATTTTCCTGAAACCATTTCTTTTAGAGATCGACTGGCTGATGAACTAGGCATTGAATTAATTGTTAGAAATGTTCAAGATAATATCGACAAAGGAAGAGTTAAGGAGGAAACTGGGAGATATGCTAGCCGAAATATGTTACAAACAGAAACGTTATTGGACGCTATAGAAGAGTTTGGGTTTGACGCTTGTATTGGAGGAGCTCGTAGAGATGAAGAAAAGGCAAGAGCTAAAGAACGTATATTCTCTGTTCGAGATGATTTTGGTCAATGGGATGAAAAAAACCAACGTCCTGAATTGTTCGATATGCTAAATGGACGAATTGATTTAGGGCAAAATGTTCGTGTTTTTCCTATTTCTAACTGGACAGAATTGGATGTTTGGTCTTATATTCAGAAAGAAAATATTGAAATACCTTCTATTTATTTTGCGCACAAAAGAGCTACTTTTTTAAGAGATGGACTTATATGGTCTGCAAAAGATGACATTGTTTATAGAGAAGATGATGAAGCTGTACAAGAACGAATGGTGCGCTTTAGAACTGTAGGAGATATGAGCTGTACAGCTGCCGTGCTCTCTACCGCTACAGATATAAACTCCGTTGTAAATGAAATCAAAATAGCAACAATATCAGAAAGGGGTGCTAGAATAGATGATAAAAGATCGGAAGCAGCAATGGAAAAACGTAAACAACAAGGATATTTTTAAAAAAACTAAGCATAATTCACCCTATTACAAAAAAAACGAATATTCAATACTAAAAACAATGAATGTACTAAAAATAGCAACAGCAGGAAGCGTAGATGATGGCAAAAGTACCTTAATTGGACGTATCTTATACGATACAAACTCATTGACAGATGATAAACTAGAAGCAATTCAAGAAAAAAGTAAACAAAAAGGCTTTGATTATTTAGATTTCTCGTTAGCTACTGATGGATTAATAGCTGAAAGAGAACAAGGAATTACTATTGATGTTGCGCATATATATTTTGCTACTCCAAAAACCAGTTTTATCATAGCTGACACTCCTGGGCATATTGAATATACTAGAAATATGGTTACAGGAGCTTCAAATGCTCAAGCTTCTATTATATTAATTGATGCGCGTAATGGAGTTATTGAACAAACTTATCGTCACTTCTTTATCAATACTCTGTTAAGGGTTAAAAACATCATTATTGCTATTAATAAAATGGACTTAGTTGGTTATTCTGAAGAGCAGTTTAATAACATAAAAAAAGAAGTTGAAAACCTAGCTAGTAAAAGCACTTATCAAGAGCAAAAATTAACTTTTATTCCTCTATCTGCTCTGAAAGGAGATAATGTTGTTGAAAAATCTGAACACACTCCTTGGTACCAAGGAGATACGTTATTAAATCATTTAGAAAACTTAGAATCAACAGATTTAGAAGAAACTTCTCAAATGCGCTTTCCTGTGCAAACAGTGATAAGACCTAAAACTGAAGAGTACCACGATTTTAGAGGTTATGCTGGTAAGCTGTATGGAGGAGACTTAACGGTTGGCGATGAAATTACAATATTACCCTCTACTACCAAATCGAAAATTAAAAGCATCCACTTTTTTGATAAAGAATTTTCACATGCCAAAAAAGGAAGTGCTGTTACTGTTACATTAGAAAACAATGTAAATGTAAGTAGAGGTGATATGTTAGTAAAAACGAATGAAGAACCCGTAATTGCAAAACAATTGAATGCTACTATTTGTTGGATGGATAAAACACCGCTACTTGCTTCTGACAAATATTTTATAAAACACGGAGTGAGCGATGCACAAGCAAAAATAATCTCTTTGAACAGTATTATTAGAACCGATTTTTCTGGAAGAAAAGAGACTCCTTCAGAAATAAAATTAAACGAAATAGGTGAAGTAACCTTAAAAGTAAGTAAGCCTTTATTTTTTGATACTTATCAAAAGAATAAAGCAAATGGAACTTTTATTCTCATCAATCCGAAAACAAATAATACCGCAGGAGTCGGTTTTATTCAATAAACATAAAATCATATGGCCATTATAATTACAGATGAATGTATTAACTGTGGGGCTTGCGAACCTGAAT from Tenacibaculum maritimum NCIMB 2154 includes the following:
- the cysD gene encoding sulfate adenylyltransferase subunit CysD; translated protein: MNTTNTLQTNALESEAIYIFREVIAQFEKPVLLFSGGKDSITLVRLAQKAFYPAKIPFPLMHIDTGHNFPETISFRDRLADELGIELIVRNVQDNIDKGRVKEETGRYASRNMLQTETLLDAIEEFGFDACIGGARRDEEKARAKERIFSVRDDFGQWDEKNQRPELFDMLNGRIDLGQNVRVFPISNWTELDVWSYIQKENIEIPSIYFAHKRATFLRDGLIWSAKDDIVYREDDEAVQERMVRFRTVGDMSCTAAVLSTATDINSVVNEIKIATISERGARIDDKRSEAAMEKRKQQGYF
- a CDS encoding sulfate adenylyltransferase subunit 1 — protein: MNVLKIATAGSVDDGKSTLIGRILYDTNSLTDDKLEAIQEKSKQKGFDYLDFSLATDGLIAEREQGITIDVAHIYFATPKTSFIIADTPGHIEYTRNMVTGASNAQASIILIDARNGVIEQTYRHFFINTLLRVKNIIIAINKMDLVGYSEEQFNNIKKEVENLASKSTYQEQKLTFIPLSALKGDNVVEKSEHTPWYQGDTLLNHLENLESTDLEETSQMRFPVQTVIRPKTEEYHDFRGYAGKLYGGDLTVGDEITILPSTTKSKIKSIHFFDKEFSHAKKGSAVTVTLENNVNVSRGDMLVKTNEEPVIAKQLNATICWMDKTPLLASDKYFIKHGVSDAQAKIISLNSIIRTDFSGRKETPSEIKLNEIGEVTLKVSKPLFFDTYQKNKANGTFILINPKTNNTAGVGFIQ
- a CDS encoding phosphoadenosine phosphosulfate reductase domain-containing protein — translated: MSIENIKNINEQLKSKTPKEIIEWALSIADKPVITTNFRPYESAILHAVSSIKNDIEVIWCDTGYNTLQTYKHAEELIEKLALNIQLYVPKQTVAYRNNILGLPNIDDPKHSIFTEQVKLEPFRRAMSIHQPDVWFTNLRKGQTAFRNTIDIVSKSNDGILKVSPFYNWSDEKLDAYLQEYKLSNELNYFDPTKVENNRECGLHS